The following are encoded in a window of Arthrobacter sp. NicSoilB4 genomic DNA:
- a CDS encoding acetyl-CoA C-acyltransferase — MVFVDGVRTPFGRAGEKGIYAGTRADDLVVKCIRELMRRNPSLPAERIDEVAIAATTQTGDQGLTIGRTAALLAGLPRTVPGFAIDRMCAGAMTAVTTTASGIGFGAYDVVIAGGVEHMGNHPMGAGADPNPRFMSERIVDPAALNMGNTAENLHDRFPAITKDRTDAYAVASQGKLAAAYARDQIQPDLVPVATMKPGQGWTVNTVDEPPRPGTSVEDLASLKTPFRAHGRVTAGNAAGLNDGATAALLASADAAEELGLPVKMRLVSYAFAGVEPEVMGIGPVPATEKALKNAGLGIEDIGLFEINEAFAVQVLSFLDHFGIADEDPRVNRYGGAIAVGHPLASSGVRLMNQLARQFEEDPAVRFGMTTMCIGLGMGATVIWENPHHAEYGTPLDKATARNTNKTGAAA, encoded by the coding sequence GTGGTCTTCGTCGACGGCGTCCGCACCCCGTTCGGCCGCGCCGGCGAGAAGGGCATCTACGCCGGAACACGCGCCGATGACCTCGTGGTCAAATGCATCCGCGAACTGATGCGCCGCAACCCGTCCCTGCCGGCCGAACGGATCGACGAGGTGGCCATCGCGGCGACGACGCAGACCGGTGACCAGGGACTGACGATCGGCCGCACCGCCGCCCTGCTGGCCGGACTGCCCCGGACGGTGCCCGGCTTCGCGATCGACCGGATGTGCGCCGGCGCCATGACAGCTGTGACCACGACGGCCAGCGGCATCGGCTTCGGCGCGTACGACGTCGTCATCGCCGGCGGCGTGGAACACATGGGGAACCACCCCATGGGCGCGGGCGCCGACCCCAACCCGCGCTTTATGTCCGAGAGGATCGTGGACCCGGCCGCCCTGAACATGGGCAACACGGCCGAGAACCTGCACGACCGCTTCCCGGCCATCACCAAGGACCGCACCGATGCCTACGCCGTCGCCTCCCAGGGCAAGCTGGCCGCAGCCTACGCAAGGGACCAGATCCAGCCGGACCTGGTGCCAGTCGCGACGATGAAGCCTGGCCAGGGCTGGACTGTGAACACGGTGGACGAGCCGCCGCGCCCGGGCACCTCCGTGGAAGACCTCGCCTCGCTCAAGACTCCGTTCCGCGCGCATGGCCGGGTCACGGCCGGCAACGCCGCCGGCCTCAATGACGGCGCCACGGCAGCCCTGCTGGCCTCGGCCGACGCCGCCGAGGAACTGGGCCTGCCGGTCAAGATGCGCCTTGTCAGCTACGCCTTCGCCGGCGTCGAACCCGAGGTTATGGGCATCGGCCCGGTCCCGGCCACCGAAAAGGCCCTCAAGAACGCAGGGCTCGGCATCGAAGATATCGGCCTGTTCGAGATCAACGAGGCCTTCGCCGTCCAGGTGCTCAGCTTCCTGGACCACTTCGGCATCGCCGACGAGGACCCCCGGGTCAACCGCTACGGCGGGGCGATCGCCGTCGGACATCCGCTCGCGTCCTCCGGCGTCCGGCTGATGAACCAGCTGGCCCGCCAGTTCGAGGAGGACCCCGCGGTCCGCTTCGGCATGACCACCATGTGCATCGGCCTCGGCATGGGAGCCACCGTGATCTGGGAGAACCCGCACCACGCCGAGTACGGCACCCCCCTTGACAAGGCCACCGCACGCAACACCAACAAGACTGGAGCCGCAGCATGA
- a CDS encoding HRDC domain-containing protein, with product MTSHIPEITTAGAAANTPEAADATAHIAVDGFDSLVPEVIDLDAPRDGVPLVIETQSGLERCAAALAAGHGPAGVDAERASGFRYGQRAFLVQIRREGSGTWLIDPEPFGNLDIINDALRGVEWILHAASQDLPCLSELGMWPDKLFDTELAARLAGLPRVGLAAVIEQLLGFGLAKEHSAADWSTRPLPEPWLRYAALDVEVLTELREELIELLVADGKLDYAEQEFAAILEAGQAPPRVDPWRKTSGLHQIRDRRQLAAVRELWIERDSLAQKRDVAPGRLIPDSALVAAAKAMPTTVPQLLGTKGFHGRAAQREAPRWLRCISTARTLEDLPPLHLPTNAPPPPRVWADRDPEAAARLATARPLLQAKAEELNMPVENLLTPDYLRRVSWRPPAESSEEGIAEELANLGARQWQIELVAPLIAEAFQDPQPLPAREAKSAPAAAAVDSAPAPDSAN from the coding sequence ATGACCTCTCATATTCCGGAAATCACCACCGCGGGCGCGGCCGCCAACACACCAGAGGCCGCGGACGCCACAGCCCACATCGCGGTGGACGGCTTCGACAGCCTGGTCCCCGAGGTCATTGACCTTGATGCCCCCCGCGACGGCGTGCCCCTCGTCATTGAAACCCAGTCCGGCCTCGAGCGCTGCGCCGCGGCCCTCGCCGCAGGGCACGGCCCCGCGGGAGTGGACGCCGAACGCGCGTCCGGTTTCCGCTACGGCCAGCGTGCCTTCCTGGTCCAGATCCGGCGTGAGGGCTCCGGCACCTGGCTGATCGATCCGGAACCTTTCGGGAACCTGGACATCATCAACGACGCCCTGCGCGGGGTGGAGTGGATCCTGCACGCGGCCAGCCAGGACCTGCCCTGCCTGTCCGAACTCGGCATGTGGCCGGACAAGCTCTTTGACACCGAACTCGCCGCCCGCCTCGCCGGGCTGCCCCGCGTCGGACTCGCCGCGGTGATCGAACAACTCCTGGGCTTCGGCCTCGCGAAGGAGCACTCCGCCGCCGACTGGTCCACGCGGCCGCTGCCGGAGCCGTGGCTTCGCTACGCCGCGCTCGACGTCGAGGTCCTCACCGAACTTCGCGAGGAACTCATCGAGCTGCTCGTCGCCGACGGCAAACTTGACTACGCCGAACAGGAGTTCGCCGCCATCCTTGAGGCCGGCCAGGCGCCGCCGCGCGTCGACCCGTGGCGCAAGACGTCCGGACTGCACCAGATCCGCGACCGGCGCCAGCTGGCAGCGGTCCGCGAACTGTGGATCGAACGCGACTCCCTGGCGCAAAAGCGCGACGTCGCCCCCGGCCGGCTCATCCCCGATTCCGCCCTCGTGGCCGCCGCCAAGGCCATGCCCACCACTGTGCCGCAGCTGCTGGGCACCAAGGGCTTCCACGGCCGCGCGGCCCAGCGCGAGGCGCCGCGGTGGCTGCGCTGCATCAGCACGGCACGGACCCTCGAGGACCTCCCGCCCCTGCACCTGCCCACCAACGCTCCCCCGCCCCCGCGTGTATGGGCGGACCGGGACCCGGAGGCCGCCGCGCGGCTCGCCACGGCCCGGCCCCTGCTGCAGGCCAAGGCCGAAGAGCTGAACATGCCCGTGGAGAACCTGCTGACGCCGGATTACCTCCGCCGTGTCTCCTGGCGTCCGCCGGCCGAGTCCAGTGAGGAAGGCATCGCCGAGGAACTGGCGAACCTGGGGGCGCGACAGTGGCAGATTGAACTCGTCGCGCCGCTCATCGCGGAGGCCTTCCAGGATCCGCAGCCGCTCCCGGCCAGGGAAGCCAAATCCGCGCCGGCCGCCGCTGCCGTAGATTCCGCGCCCGCGCCGGACTCGGCAAACTAG
- a CDS encoding DUF3000 domain-containing protein, which translates to MVNALDQVPADFLFALGTLRQARTRSELRLEEIPAPARLAPFAVALGAEVVAPGEPSGAVHGPAAAALARASGSDDVELATGRFILLHDPDGSAVWEGEFRVVTYIRAQLEPEMGNDEMLGSVAWTWLVEALQNHAAQYRSAGGTATRVLSESFGTLSDRPDSIDIELRASWTPATPDITSHLEAWSDMVCTFAGLPPLPEGVTPLPRWRGGQA; encoded by the coding sequence ATTGTGAACGCACTCGACCAGGTTCCGGCAGATTTTCTCTTTGCCTTGGGAACCCTTCGGCAGGCACGGACCCGCAGTGAACTGCGCCTCGAGGAGATTCCGGCACCCGCCCGGCTGGCACCGTTCGCCGTCGCGCTCGGGGCGGAAGTTGTCGCCCCCGGTGAACCCTCCGGCGCCGTCCATGGCCCGGCGGCCGCGGCCCTGGCACGTGCTTCCGGAAGCGACGACGTCGAACTGGCCACCGGCCGCTTCATCCTGCTGCATGACCCCGACGGCTCCGCGGTCTGGGAAGGCGAGTTCCGGGTGGTCACCTACATCCGCGCCCAGCTGGAACCGGAAATGGGCAACGACGAAATGCTCGGCTCCGTCGCCTGGACCTGGCTCGTCGAGGCCCTGCAGAACCACGCCGCGCAGTACCGCTCGGCCGGCGGGACCGCCACGCGCGTGCTGTCCGAAAGCTTCGGGACCCTCTCGGACCGGCCGGACTCGATCGACATTGAGCTCCGGGCCTCCTGGACGCCGGCCACGCCGGACATCACCTCGCACCTCGAGGCATGGTCGGACATGGTCTGTACCTTCGCAGGGCTTCCGCCGCTGCCCGAAGGCGTCACACCGCTGCCCCGCTGGCGCGGCGGACAGGCCTGA
- a CDS encoding low specificity L-threonine aldolase, with protein MTSTVETAPASTAARLHDPSVRGFASDNYSGVHPEVLAALAAANEGHQVSYGEDDYTARLQQLMEEHFGTGIECFPVFNGTGANVLSLQSLLPRWGAVICASTAHINMDENGAPERIGGIKLLQVPTPDGKLTPALIDQEAWGWGDEHRAQPLAVSITQTTELGTCYTPEEVRAIAEHVHSKGMKLHMDGARLANAAAHLGVPLRAFTRDAGVDILSFGGTKNGLLFGEVVVALNPAAAQGLIYLRKMNMQLASKMRFMSAQFIALLEGDLWLRSASHANAMASRLRAGVESIPGVELSQKTESNGVFAILPAGVADRLRTSFRFYDWNEAAREVRWMCSFDTTEDDVDSFIAAIKHELAAG; from the coding sequence ATGACAAGCACAGTTGAAACCGCCCCTGCCAGCACGGCAGCGCGGCTCCACGATCCCTCCGTCCGCGGCTTTGCATCGGACAACTACTCCGGCGTCCACCCCGAGGTGCTGGCGGCCTTGGCCGCGGCCAACGAGGGCCACCAGGTCTCGTACGGTGAGGACGACTACACCGCCCGGCTGCAGCAGCTGATGGAGGAGCACTTCGGGACGGGCATCGAGTGCTTCCCGGTCTTCAACGGCACCGGCGCCAACGTGCTCTCGCTGCAGTCCCTGCTGCCGCGCTGGGGAGCCGTCATTTGCGCCTCCACCGCCCACATCAACATGGACGAAAACGGCGCCCCGGAGCGGATCGGCGGCATCAAGCTGCTGCAGGTCCCGACCCCGGACGGCAAGCTCACCCCCGCCCTGATCGACCAGGAGGCGTGGGGCTGGGGCGACGAGCACCGTGCCCAGCCGCTGGCCGTGTCCATCACCCAGACCACCGAACTCGGCACCTGCTACACGCCGGAGGAAGTCCGGGCCATCGCGGAACATGTCCACTCCAAGGGCATGAAGCTGCACATGGACGGCGCCCGGCTGGCCAACGCCGCCGCCCACCTGGGTGTGCCCTTGCGGGCCTTCACCCGCGACGCCGGCGTGGACATCCTCTCCTTCGGCGGCACCAAGAACGGCCTGCTCTTCGGAGAGGTCGTGGTCGCCCTGAACCCGGCGGCAGCCCAGGGGCTGATCTACCTGCGCAAGATGAACATGCAGCTGGCCTCGAAGATGCGTTTTATGTCCGCCCAGTTCATCGCCCTGCTCGAGGGTGACCTCTGGCTGCGCTCCGCGTCGCACGCCAACGCGATGGCGTCCCGGCTGCGTGCCGGCGTCGAATCCATCCCCGGCGTCGAACTGAGCCAGAAGACTGAGTCCAACGGCGTGTTCGCCATCCTGCCGGCCGGCGTGGCCGACCGGCTGCGCACGTCCTTCCGCTTCTACGACTGGAACGAGGCGGCCCGCGAGGTCCGCTGGATGTGTTCCTTCGACACCACCGAGGATGACGTTGATTCCTTCATCGCTGCCATCAAGCACGAGCTCGCAGCCGGCTGA
- a CDS encoding SDR family oxidoreductase, which translates to MSAGRTLNVLVTGGSGPSGIAAARALRSAGHTVFTVGSDRPRIEAAAAEAGSGVTPLVCDLADLADVRSLHTTVHAMLAGSGGAVDGVIHLVGGWRGAKGITDQSDEDWDFLQRGAITTLRNVTRVFYDDLASSDAGRFAMVSSTAVSTPTAGGASYVAAKAAAEAWTLAVADGFRKAQSGRKEDPTEQRSAAVIFVVKALVDAAMRAKSPERTFPGFTDVEDLAASAVGLFTSPAAELNGRRLLLVPDPKR; encoded by the coding sequence CCCTGCGCAGCGCCGGGCACACCGTCTTCACCGTGGGCTCGGACCGGCCCCGGATCGAGGCGGCCGCCGCAGAGGCCGGCAGCGGCGTCACGCCGCTCGTCTGCGACCTCGCCGACCTCGCAGACGTCCGGTCGCTGCACACCACGGTCCACGCGATGCTGGCCGGATCGGGCGGGGCCGTCGACGGCGTCATCCACCTCGTCGGCGGCTGGCGCGGCGCCAAGGGCATCACGGACCAGAGCGACGAGGACTGGGACTTCCTGCAACGGGGAGCCATCACCACGCTGCGGAACGTGACGCGCGTCTTCTATGACGACCTCGCAAGCTCCGACGCCGGCCGCTTCGCGATGGTCTCCTCCACCGCCGTGAGCACACCGACCGCGGGCGGCGCCAGCTACGTCGCCGCCAAGGCCGCCGCCGAAGCCTGGACCCTGGCCGTCGCCGACGGATTCCGGAAAGCGCAGTCGGGCCGCAAGGAAGACCCCACCGAACAGCGCAGCGCTGCGGTGATCTTCGTCGTGAAGGCCCTCGTGGACGCCGCCATGCGGGCGAAGTCCCCGGAGCGCACCTTCCCCGGCTTCACCGACGTCGAGGACCTGGCCGCTTCCGCCGTCGGGCTGTTCACCTCCCCCGCGGCGGAACTGAACGGCCGGCGGCTGCTGCTGGTCCCCGATCCGAAACGCTGA